A window from Rhizosphaericola mali encodes these proteins:
- a CDS encoding ketopantoate reductase family protein produces MNIYFIGLGALGSLYASKIYDYNPSFVKIITDERRKEKLEKEGFYVNQKSYNFEYILPKDAANVPKADILFVCVKYLQLENSIPLFQDFIGEKTKVISILNGISSEKIIGEKIGMEHMLYAYGVGMDAFREGNKVRFSQEGTLVFGEKTNDEIPASIATFVTLLQKANIQFKIPEDMEHALWKKFILNIAANQISATLRLNYGNIKHNEFAQKLMRMAAAEVIDIANKKEIHFDKADELEHLIDNIQKLADENTTSMCQDILAHRYTEVDMFAGEVIRQGIENNIPTPVNELLYLEIKAIEKTF; encoded by the coding sequence ATGAATATTTATTTTATTGGACTTGGCGCACTCGGAAGTCTTTATGCATCAAAGATTTACGATTATAACCCTTCTTTTGTAAAAATAATTACGGATGAACGCAGAAAAGAAAAATTAGAAAAAGAGGGATTTTACGTCAATCAAAAATCCTACAATTTTGAATATATCTTACCCAAAGATGCAGCAAATGTGCCGAAGGCAGATATATTATTCGTCTGTGTAAAATACTTACAATTAGAAAATAGTATTCCTTTATTTCAAGATTTTATAGGAGAAAAAACAAAGGTAATTTCCATTTTAAATGGCATTTCTTCTGAAAAAATAATTGGAGAAAAAATTGGGATGGAGCATATGCTATATGCGTATGGCGTAGGGATGGATGCATTTCGAGAAGGAAATAAAGTACGCTTTTCTCAGGAAGGGACTCTAGTATTTGGAGAGAAAACTAACGACGAAATACCGGCATCTATTGCAACATTTGTAACGCTTTTGCAAAAAGCAAATATTCAATTTAAAATTCCCGAAGATATGGAACATGCTCTTTGGAAAAAATTCATTTTGAATATTGCAGCCAATCAAATATCCGCGACACTAAGACTTAACTATGGAAATATTAAGCACAATGAATTTGCACAGAAACTCATGCGTATGGCTGCAGCAGAGGTAATTGACATAGCGAATAAGAAAGAAATTCATTTCGACAAAGCTGACGAATTAGAGCATTTAATCGACAATATTCAAAAACTAGCAGATGAAAATACAACTTCGATGTGTCAAGATATCCTAGCGCATCGATATACAGAAGTGGATATGTTTGCGGGTGAAGTCATTAGACAAGGAATTGAAAATAATATTCCAACACCTGTAAATGAACTATTATATTTGGAAATCAAAGCGATAGAAAAAACGTTCTAG
- a CDS encoding glycoside hydrolase domain-containing protein, whose amino-acid sequence MRKIHFSIIIFFVFLSIQNLHSQNLKNTIAFKEWNYDSLGNHRIVVSVPKAGKVARVTIEWRRRDENPELKSIFVVDALTNKRIINTKVEFIDREKGTILFEPVSGKGTYYIYYMPFYRQGSPFYPKDKYYNDENIASDTWLNVFKQSSAVVAIAQRNESVNEFNSFDPMEIVATKSEVNEFLKLNKNQEYFVFSEDRMHPIRMTKDFPYRWMHKNIQSPYFEGTTDKGENYSFQLGLYSDKDSLADVVLEWSDLKYKTNTIKKSYLSILNNYGNSWLGDTMNFKVQIPINKVQAFWCLVNIPDNASAGAYSGTITIHSKGLKDRIVPIKINISNKLAKNHGVDEPWKQTRLTWLNSKMAEKNALIPPYTALKLNNNEIELLGRKVAIDKTGFPKSIQTFFTEEMTAVDTQARNIITEPIHFHIKDSKSKDLAFTQSPINYSENTDTKISWNVLNTNKSLQLAVNGSLEFDGFLNYEVKLIATEDIQLKEVQLHLPITPDVAKYFMGLGEKGQAFNHDINWKWDVAHKNQDGAWIGDVNAGLQFGLRDENYSRPLNTNFYLQKPLLLPTSWGNDGAGGIDVSLKGTSMLVNCYSGERRLKKGDTLYYNFRLLVTPFHTINTEFQWDNRFVHKYLPVKKAKDYCATVINIHQGTPINPYINYPFIKTKEMKAYIDSAHALGMKVKIYNTVRELSNRAYELPALFSLGHEIYSNGKGGGYAWLQEHLDSNYIAAWYTPETNDAAIINSGMSRWHNYYVEGMNWLTKNIGIDGIYLDDVAFDRNTMKRIKKVMTDDGHPGIIDLHSANQYNKSDGFINSANLYLELFPYINRLWFGEYFDYDNNSPDFFLTEVSGIPFGLMGEMLQNNGNLYRGLLYGMTNRLFWDGGENVPADPRPIWKEWNHFGIKGSKMIGYWVKNNPIKTDNNKILATIYKKDKKVLIAIASWADGEQNFHLNFDWKKLGMDPSKCQLIAPEIENFQTKKTFNLNATIPVQNKKGWLLELVESN is encoded by the coding sequence ATGAGAAAAATACATTTCAGTATAATTATTTTTTTTGTTTTTCTAAGTATTCAGAATTTACATAGTCAAAATTTAAAAAATACAATTGCCTTTAAGGAATGGAATTATGATTCATTAGGAAATCATAGAATAGTCGTATCGGTTCCAAAAGCGGGAAAAGTGGCAAGAGTTACTATAGAGTGGAGGCGTAGAGATGAAAACCCTGAATTAAAATCTATTTTTGTAGTGGATGCATTAACGAATAAAAGGATTATAAATACAAAAGTAGAATTTATCGACAGAGAAAAAGGAACTATATTATTTGAACCGGTATCGGGCAAAGGGACTTATTATATTTATTATATGCCATTTTATCGGCAAGGAAGCCCATTCTATCCGAAAGATAAATACTATAACGATGAAAATATTGCATCTGATACATGGTTGAATGTCTTTAAACAATCTTCTGCAGTTGTCGCTATTGCGCAAAGAAATGAATCAGTTAATGAGTTCAATAGTTTTGATCCGATGGAAATTGTCGCTACGAAATCGGAAGTAAACGAATTTTTAAAATTAAATAAAAATCAAGAATACTTTGTTTTTTCAGAAGATAGAATGCATCCAATCCGAATGACTAAAGATTTTCCTTATAGGTGGATGCATAAAAATATTCAATCGCCTTATTTTGAGGGTACTACAGACAAAGGTGAGAATTATAGTTTTCAACTGGGTTTGTATTCAGATAAAGATAGTTTGGCTGATGTTGTACTAGAATGGTCGGATTTAAAATATAAAACAAATACTATAAAAAAATCCTATTTAAGTATACTCAATAATTATGGAAATAGTTGGCTGGGCGATACAATGAATTTTAAAGTTCAAATTCCTATAAATAAGGTGCAAGCATTTTGGTGTCTGGTAAATATCCCAGATAATGCATCTGCTGGTGCTTATAGTGGCACGATAACTATTCATTCAAAAGGATTAAAAGATAGAATCGTTCCTATTAAAATAAATATTTCTAATAAGCTTGCAAAAAATCATGGTGTCGATGAACCATGGAAACAGACTAGACTTACTTGGTTAAATAGTAAGATGGCGGAGAAAAATGCTTTAATACCTCCTTATACGGCATTAAAACTGAATAATAATGAAATAGAATTATTAGGGAGGAAAGTAGCAATAGATAAAACGGGTTTCCCAAAATCTATCCAAACTTTTTTTACGGAGGAAATGACTGCGGTAGATACACAAGCGAGAAATATTATTACCGAGCCTATACATTTTCATATAAAAGATAGCAAAAGCAAGGACTTAGCCTTTACACAAAGCCCTATAAATTATAGTGAGAATACAGATACTAAGATTTCTTGGAATGTCTTGAATACAAACAAAAGTCTACAACTAGCGGTAAATGGTAGTTTGGAATTTGATGGGTTTTTAAACTATGAAGTTAAATTGATCGCGACAGAAGATATTCAATTAAAAGAGGTACAATTACACCTACCCATTACTCCAGATGTGGCTAAATATTTTATGGGCTTAGGTGAAAAAGGGCAAGCTTTTAATCATGATATCAATTGGAAATGGGATGTTGCGCATAAAAACCAAGATGGCGCATGGATTGGTGATGTCAATGCTGGATTACAATTTGGATTAAGGGATGAAAATTATTCACGCCCATTAAACACGAATTTTTATTTGCAAAAACCTTTACTATTGCCAACGTCTTGGGGCAATGATGGTGCTGGAGGTATAGACGTTTCTTTAAAAGGAACTTCTATGTTAGTGAATTGCTATTCTGGCGAAAGAAGGTTAAAAAAAGGGGATACGCTATACTATAATTTTAGATTGTTAGTTACACCATTCCATACTATAAATACAGAATTTCAGTGGGATAATAGATTTGTACATAAATATCTACCAGTAAAAAAAGCAAAAGACTATTGTGCGACTGTAATAAATATTCATCAAGGAACGCCTATCAATCCTTATATCAATTATCCTTTTATCAAAACTAAGGAGATGAAGGCGTATATTGATAGTGCGCACGCCTTAGGTATGAAAGTTAAAATTTATAATACTGTTCGTGAATTATCCAATAGAGCATACGAATTACCCGCACTATTTAGTTTGGGACATGAAATATATTCTAACGGTAAAGGAGGAGGTTATGCTTGGCTGCAAGAGCATTTAGATAGTAATTATATTGCCGCTTGGTATACACCAGAAACAAATGATGCTGCAATTATAAATAGTGGAATGAGCCGTTGGCATAACTATTATGTAGAAGGAATGAATTGGTTGACCAAAAATATCGGAATAGACGGAATTTATTTAGATGATGTGGCTTTCGATCGTAATACGATGAAGCGTATTAAAAAAGTTATGACCGATGATGGGCATCCCGGTATTATTGATCTACATTCGGCAAATCAGTACAATAAGTCAGATGGTTTTATTAATAGTGCTAATTTGTATTTAGAATTATTCCCATATATAAACAGATTATGGTTTGGGGAATATTTTGACTATGATAATAATAGTCCGGATTTTTTCCTAACTGAAGTTTCCGGTATTCCTTTTGGTTTGATGGGAGAGATGTTGCAAAATAATGGAAATTTATATCGTGGTTTATTGTATGGAATGACAAATAGATTGTTTTGGGATGGAGGGGAAAATGTGCCTGCAGATCCTCGCCCAATATGGAAAGAATGGAATCATTTTGGAATTAAAGGAAGTAAGATGATTGGTTATTGGGTTAAAAATAATCCTATAAAAACGGACAATAATAAAATATTAGCTACGATCTATAAAAAGGATAAAAAAGTGTTGATTGCCATAGCAAGTTGGGCAGATGGTGAGCAAAATTTTCACTTGAATTTTGATTGGAAAAAATTGGGAATGGATCCATCTAAATGCCAATTAATTGCTCCTGAAATTGAAAATTTTCAAACTAAAAAAACGTTTAATCTGAATGCAACGATTCCTGTGCAAAATAAAAAAGGTTGGTTGTTGGAATTGGTAGAATCTAATTAA
- a CDS encoding FMN-binding glutamate synthase family protein: protein MRKQFIIFAILSPIILFLLFYYESRVWWTFFVIDIALIILGIYDMMQTKHSIMRTFPIFGRLRYFMEDLRPKIYQYFVESDTDGKPINRIDRSTIYQRAKMQTDSMPFGTQLDVYAEGYEWISHSLMPTDFHTLDSDPRVIVGNKDCTQPYSSSIMNVSAMSYGALSSNAVEALNGGAKIGNFAHNTGEGGISSYHLKQGGDLIWQIGTGYFGCRDQDGNFSDEKFQEKAAYAQVKMIELKLSQGAKPGHGGILPAAKNTEEIAQIRHVTPHTTVMSPPYHTAFNSPKGLILFIQKLRELSGGKPVGFKLCIGRKSEFIAICEAMRALDIYPDFITVDGAEGGTGAAPQEFSNYVGVPLLDALAFVVNMLHGFDIKKHIKVFASGKVLSGFHIARVISLGADGCNSARAMMMALGCIQALLCNTNKCPTGVATQDPNLTVGLDVGDKKQRVANYHQFTVKNFMELVGAGGMKHYNELTRHHIYRRVFMNEMRSFEDIYPSLNTGALIDGKNLYPDRYKQDMAEATPEHW from the coding sequence ATGCGTAAGCAGTTTATAATTTTTGCGATACTTAGCCCTATAATCCTATTTCTATTGTTCTACTATGAGAGTCGCGTGTGGTGGACTTTCTTTGTGATTGATATAGCATTAATCATTTTGGGTATTTATGATATGATGCAAACGAAGCATTCTATCATGCGTACGTTTCCCATATTTGGTAGGCTTCGATATTTTATGGAGGATTTACGTCCTAAAATATACCAATACTTTGTCGAGTCTGATACTGATGGCAAACCGATCAATAGAATTGATCGTTCAACGATATATCAAAGAGCCAAAATGCAAACGGATTCAATGCCTTTCGGTACGCAATTGGACGTATATGCTGAAGGCTATGAGTGGATAAGTCATTCTTTGATGCCAACAGATTTTCATACTTTGGATTCTGATCCTCGTGTTATAGTGGGAAACAAAGATTGTACGCAACCATATTCTTCTAGTATTATGAATGTCTCCGCAATGAGTTACGGAGCGTTAAGTTCCAATGCTGTGGAAGCTTTAAACGGTGGTGCTAAGATTGGAAATTTCGCACATAATACTGGAGAGGGTGGTATTAGTTCCTATCATTTGAAACAAGGCGGAGATCTAATTTGGCAAATAGGGACTGGATATTTTGGATGTAGAGATCAAGATGGGAATTTTTCGGATGAAAAATTCCAAGAAAAAGCAGCATACGCTCAAGTCAAAATGATCGAATTAAAACTTTCTCAAGGAGCCAAACCTGGACATGGTGGTATTTTGCCCGCTGCAAAAAATACAGAAGAAATTGCACAAATAAGACACGTGACGCCTCATACTACGGTAATGTCCCCGCCTTATCATACGGCATTTAATTCACCAAAAGGACTTATACTTTTTATTCAAAAATTACGCGAATTATCTGGTGGTAAGCCCGTAGGTTTTAAATTGTGTATCGGTCGTAAAAGTGAATTTATTGCCATCTGTGAAGCAATGAGAGCGTTAGATATTTATCCAGATTTTATCACCGTAGATGGTGCTGAAGGTGGGACGGGGGCAGCTCCACAAGAATTTTCTAATTATGTAGGTGTTCCTTTATTGGACGCATTGGCATTTGTAGTAAATATGTTGCATGGTTTTGATATCAAAAAACATATTAAAGTATTTGCCTCTGGTAAGGTATTGAGTGGTTTTCATATTGCGCGTGTTATTTCGCTTGGTGCAGATGGTTGTAACTCTGCAAGAGCGATGATGATGGCTTTGGGTTGTATTCAAGCCTTGTTATGTAATACTAATAAATGTCCTACTGGTGTTGCTACGCAAGATCCCAATCTTACGGTGGGATTGGATGTGGGCGATAAAAAACAACGCGTGGCCAATTATCATCAATTTACCGTAAAGAATTTTATGGAACTTGTGGGTGCTGGTGGTATGAAACACTACAATGAACTGACTCGTCATCATATTTATAGACGTGTATTTATGAATGAAATGCGCTCTTTTGAAGATATTTATCCTTCTCTAAATACAGGAGCCTTGATCGATGGTAAGAATTTATATCCTGATAGATACAAACAAGATATGGCAGAGGCTACGCCAGAGCACTGGTAG
- a CDS encoding TlpA disulfide reductase family protein codes for MLQTKLTKMAFLTFGMFSIGFANAQEKTSSELYKQFEDSLHAKVPETSLLKLKMNYLQLNQRRSANDSIDKEIISIYPKGQVASMVQIIQDFKKIQAEQYTLQDFNKLKTEFPDVNFDDENSAAGSYYTALKSSAYPIFLIKDTTKVQEYSKELSAEVLNSISWKWAESGQHLSIAEILSKKSLEKTKAAIEKLPTSDSSETSKDLKQSYSMYEDTYAVILSKEGKKAEALKYEEDAYTYLKGAESDINGTYITLLNENKQWNKALEIGSKVYKVGKGNDIVKAQLEAAYKKVYPERDVTPFIEELDKQKEQAEKATLLASMINKPSHDFTLKNLQGKKVSLSSLKGKVVIIDFWATWCGPCKMSFPGMQLAVNKYKDNKDVVFLFVDTWERSTPEQRFKEVSSFIQEKKYTFQVLLDEPSKTNGKEFDVIKSYGVTGIPTKFIIGRDGNIKFEMVGFSGSDQGVLTEVSNAVNLLLKS; via the coding sequence ATGTTACAAACGAAGCTAACCAAAATGGCATTTTTAACTTTTGGTATGTTCTCAATTGGATTTGCAAACGCACAAGAAAAAACCAGTAGCGAACTCTATAAGCAATTCGAAGATTCTCTCCATGCGAAAGTTCCTGAAACCAGTTTGCTTAAATTAAAGATGAACTATTTGCAATTGAACCAACGTAGATCAGCCAATGACTCTATAGATAAAGAAATTATTTCAATTTATCCGAAGGGCCAAGTTGCATCAATGGTTCAAATTATCCAAGATTTTAAAAAAATACAAGCAGAGCAATATACGTTGCAAGATTTTAATAAGCTAAAAACTGAATTCCCTGATGTAAATTTTGATGATGAAAATTCTGCTGCAGGATCTTATTATACCGCTTTAAAAAGTTCCGCTTACCCAATTTTCTTAATAAAAGACACCACTAAAGTACAAGAGTATAGCAAGGAATTAAGCGCCGAAGTACTTAACTCTATTTCTTGGAAATGGGCTGAAAGTGGACAACACTTGAGCATTGCTGAAATATTATCCAAAAAATCATTAGAAAAAACGAAAGCAGCTATAGAAAAATTACCTACAAGTGATAGTTCAGAAACAAGCAAGGATTTGAAACAAAGTTATTCCATGTATGAAGATACTTATGCGGTTATTCTGTCCAAAGAGGGCAAAAAAGCAGAAGCCTTAAAATATGAAGAAGATGCATATACTTATCTAAAAGGTGCAGAGTCTGACATAAACGGTACCTACATTACATTATTAAATGAAAATAAACAATGGAATAAAGCACTAGAAATTGGCAGCAAGGTTTATAAGGTAGGAAAAGGCAATGACATCGTTAAAGCTCAATTAGAAGCAGCATATAAAAAAGTTTATCCTGAAAGAGATGTTACCCCTTTTATAGAAGAGCTTGACAAACAAAAAGAACAAGCTGAAAAAGCAACCCTTTTGGCGTCCATGATTAATAAACCTTCACATGATTTCACACTAAAGAATCTGCAAGGAAAAAAAGTTTCTTTAAGTAGCTTAAAAGGAAAAGTAGTGATCATTGATTTCTGGGCAACATGGTGCGGACCTTGCAAAATGTCTTTTCCTGGAATGCAATTAGCCGTCAACAAATATAAAGACAATAAAGATGTAGTATTCTTGTTTGTAGATACTTGGGAACGAAGTACCCCTGAGCAACGATTTAAAGAGGTATCCTCATTTATCCAAGAAAAGAAATATACTTTTCAAGTACTTCTAGATGAGCCAAGTAAAACAAATGGTAAGGAATTTGACGTCATAAAATCATATGGGGTCACAGGTATTCCAACAAAATTTATCATTGGCAGAGATGGCAATATCAAATTTGAAATGGTTGGATTTTCAGGAAGTGATCAAGGTGTATTGACAGAAGTTTCGAATGCTGTCAATTTATTACTCAAAAGTTAG
- a CDS encoding NifU family protein, whose translation MIKTGNQVISIYTEMTPNPETMKFVANKLLYPGKSIDFQDETNSVASPLAKELFGFPFIKSVFIASNFVTLTKSVDTEDWMDIIPTVKQFLKEYIEGGSPIILEDEVAKIKVDHGNEVIADDDDVVKRIKELLDNYVRPAVEMDGGAIQFKSYDDGKVNLMMQGSCSGCPSSMITLKAGIEGMMKRMIPEVKEVVAEAV comes from the coding sequence ATGATTAAGACAGGAAATCAAGTGATCAGCATATATACAGAAATGACACCTAATCCGGAAACAATGAAATTTGTGGCCAATAAGTTGTTATATCCAGGAAAAAGTATTGATTTTCAAGATGAGACAAACTCTGTAGCGTCTCCCTTAGCAAAAGAATTGTTTGGGTTTCCATTTATAAAAAGCGTTTTTATAGCAAGTAACTTCGTTACACTTACGAAAAGTGTAGATACGGAAGATTGGATGGATATTATACCAACAGTTAAGCAATTTCTGAAGGAATATATAGAAGGAGGAAGTCCAATTATATTAGAAGATGAAGTCGCTAAAATAAAAGTGGATCATGGAAATGAAGTGATTGCTGATGACGATGATGTTGTAAAAAGAATTAAAGAACTTTTGGATAATTATGTACGTCCTGCTGTTGAGATGGATGGCGGTGCTATTCAATTCAAAAGCTACGATGATGGTAAAGTTAATTTGATGATGCAAGGTAGCTGTAGCGGATGCCCATCTTCAATGATTACTTTGAAAGCCGGTATCGAAGGTATGATGAAACGCATGATTCCTGAAGTAAAAGAAGTTGTTGCGGAGGCCGTGTAA
- a CDS encoding L-threonylcarbamoyladenylate synthase yields the protein MILHTHPDNPNPRNIKTIVECLLDGGVIIYPTDTIYGIGCDILQHKAIERVARIKQTPVDKIHLSFICDSLSDLSKYTKSISTPLFRMLKDYLPGPYTFILQASKEVPKMLQSKKNTIGLRIPDNNIAQTIVKDLGHPILSSSLPGDMVEEYTDPELIYENFKNLVDIVVDGGIGGMIPSTVVDCTKDPYEIIRQGAGEFDFE from the coding sequence ATGATTTTACATACCCATCCAGATAATCCTAATCCTCGAAATATAAAGACTATAGTTGAATGTCTTTTGGATGGTGGAGTCATCATTTACCCCACGGATACAATTTATGGTATCGGTTGTGATATACTACAACATAAAGCAATAGAGCGTGTAGCGCGGATCAAGCAAACTCCCGTAGACAAAATTCATCTGAGTTTTATCTGTGATTCATTGAGTGATTTGAGTAAATATACTAAAAGCATTTCTACGCCATTATTTAGAATGTTGAAAGATTATTTACCTGGCCCATACACGTTTATTTTACAAGCCAGTAAGGAAGTTCCAAAGATGTTGCAGAGTAAGAAGAATACAATTGGTTTGCGTATTCCTGATAATAATATTGCTCAGACAATCGTAAAAGATTTGGGACATCCGATACTTTCATCTTCTTTACCAGGAGATATGGTGGAAGAGTATACTGATCCAGAATTGATTTATGAAAATTTTAAGAATTTAGTAGACATAGTTGTGGACGGAGGAATTGGCGGAATGATTCCTTCAACGGTGGTAGATTGTACCAAAGATCCATACGAAATTATCCGTCAAGGAGCTGGTGAATTTGATTTTGAGTAA